Genomic DNA from Jejubacter calystegiae:
TGTCGCCATCCCCACCACCAGCGGCACCGGTTCGGAAGTCACTGCCTTCTCGGTGGTGAAAGCCAACGAGGAAAAACTGGTGCTGGTGGATGCTTCTCTACTGCCGGATATCGCCATTTTGGATCCAACGCTGGTGGCTTCAGTGCCGCCAGCGATTACCGCCGACACCGGCATGGATGTACTTTGCCACGCCATTGAAGCCTACGTCTCCCGAGCCGCCAGCGACTTTTCCGACGCGCTGGCGGAAAAAGTGGTGCAGCAGGTATTCCGCTATCTGCCGACCTGCTGGCGCAGCGGCGGCGATCTGCAGGCGCGCGAAAAAATGCATAACGCCTCCTGCATGGCAGGTATGGCCTTCACCAACGCGTCGCTGGGCATCACCCACAGCCTGGCTCATGCCCTTGGCGGCGTTTTTCGCGTGCCCCATGGCCGCGCCAACGCCCTGCTGATGGCAGAAGCGGTGGCGTGGAACGCCGACTTCCACGGCCAGTGCGACACCCACGCAGCACAGAAATATAGCCGCCTGGCGCATCTGCTGGATCTGCCCGCCAGCACGCCGCGCCAGGGCGTCGCCAGCCTGCTGGCCGCCATTCAGGCCTTAAAAGACGAAATGAATATGCCCGTCTGCATCAGCGACACCGGCATTGAGCCATTTGAATTCGAACGACGGCTACCGGAGATGGTCGGCCAGGCGCTACGCGACAGCTGTACCCCAACCAACCCACGTGCGCCCGCCCCCAATGCCTTAACCGAGCTTTATCGCCGGGCCTGGTCCGGTAATCCCGTACAGGGCAACTGATAACAAGATTTGGAGAACCTTACCCATGGCACACTACAACTTAACGCCGCGCGTCAAAGTGCTGGCAGACCGTTTACTCTCACAAAACGGCACCCTGTGCAGCGAACACGCCGCGATCCTCAGCGCGCTGGATAGCGATATCGCCGGGCTCCCCGCCGCCGTCAAACCGGCTCGCCGTTTCTATGAATTGATGCGCCAGTTGCCGCTGACCATCAGCGCAGACGAACTGATTGTCGGCAACCAGACCCGTAAACCGCATGGGACGATTTTCCATGACGAAAGCGCAACCCAGCGCCCATCGACTTTCCAGTTCCTCAACCTCAACAGCGATCTGGATTCACCGGACTACAAACTGGTAGTCGAAAAAGGGGTACTGGCGATTAAGCACCAGTTAGAAGAGAAAACCCGCGCGCTCGGCAGCGCGGTCAGCCGCAGCGGCATGGATGAAATCAACGGCTGCCGCGCCGCCGCCTACGCCTGCGACGCCCTGCTGGCGCTGTCGCAAAACCTGGCCACCAGCGCCGAACAGCTGGCCGCCGCGGAAAGCAACACCTACCGTAAAGCCGAACTGTTAGAAAGCGCGGCGATTCTGCACCACGTTCCGGCCCATCCGGCGCGTAATTTCAAGGAAGCCTGCCAGGCGTTCTATCTGTTTCAACTGGCGCTACAGTTGGATAACGGTAGCTACGCGGTCAACCCGGAAGGCGCGGACAAAGCGCTGCTGCCTTACTTCCAGCGCGATATCAGTAGCGGCGCGCTGAATACTCAGCAGGCGTATGAAATCGTCGAATGCCTGTGGTTCAAGCTGGCGGAGCTGAGCGAAGTCCGCGCCGCCTGTGCGGTCGACGGCTATCCGATGCTCGACGCCATGCTGCACGGCGCAAGCTTCAATAACGCCGGGATCAACGAACTCTCTGAGATGTTTATCAGCGCCCAGCGCAACCTCAGCGCGCTGAATCTGCCGGTGCGTCTGTTTAGCGGCCTACAACAGGTCAGCCACGTACCGTTCGCCGCCAGCGCCGACACCCCGGTGATGGAGGGCCTAACGCCGCGCATGCAGCGTCTGCGTAACCACTACCTGACGGTGCGTCCGAGCGTCTCTATCTATCGCGCGCTGGCCTTTACCGAAGTGGTGAAAGCCAATCCGGGGATGCCGACTATTCTGCTGCGGGCGAAAGCCTTTCGCCACGCCTGCGAGACCGCGCCAATTCTGATTCAGGACGACGAGCTGATCGTTGGCCATCCGTGCGGCAAGCCACGCGCGGGCGCCTTCTCGCCGGATATCGCCTGGCGCTGGGTACGCGACGAACTCGACACCATGAGCACCCGCCCGCAGGATCCGTTTGAAATCAGCGAAGCAGATAAAAAGACCATTCGCGAAGAGATCGTGCCGTTCTGGGAAGGCCGTTCGCTGGATGAGATCTGTGAAGCGCAATACCGCGAAGCTGGCGTCTGGGCTTTCAGCGGCGAAACCTTCGTCAGCGACCTCTCCTACCACCAGATTAACGGCGGCGGCGACACCTGCCCGGGCTACGATGTGCTGCTGTTCACCAAAGGGATGAACGGCATTAAAGCCGACGCCGAGGCGCACCTTGCCAGCCTGAGCATGGAGAACCCGGAAGATATCGACCGCATCTACTACTACAAAGCGTCGATTGAAACCTGCGAAGGGGTGATTAACTATGCCCGCCGCATCGCCGCCCGCGCCCGCGAACTGGCCGCCATGGAGCAAAACGCCCAGCGCCGCGCTGAGCTACTGACCATCGCGGAAGTGAACGAAAACGTGCCAGCCAATCCACCGAAAACCCTGCAGGAAGCGCTGCAGAGCATCTGGACCGTCGAATCGCTGTTTGAAATCGAAGAGAACCAGACCGGCCTGTCGCTGGGCCGCGTAGACCAGTACTGCTATCCGATGTTCGAAGCCGACATTCGCGAAGGCCGCCTGACCCACGATTCCGCACTGGAACTGCTGCAGGCGTTCATCATTAAATGCGCCGAACTGATGTGGATGTCGAGCGAACTGGGTGCGAAATACTTCGCCGGTTATCAACCGTTTATCAACCTGACCGTTGGCGGTCAGAAGCGTACCGGCGGCGACGCCTGTAACGACCTGACCTATCTGATTATGGATGCCGTGCGCTTTGTGAAGGTCTATCAGCCTTCACTCGCCTGCCGCATCCACAACCAGTCACCGCAAAAATATATGGAAAAAATTGTCGACGTTGTCAAGGCCGGTATGGGATTCCCGGCCTGTCACTTCGATGATTCCCATATCAAGATGATGCTGCGTAAGGGATTTGATTTTGAAGACGCGCGCGACTACTGCCTGATGGGCTGCGTCGAACCGCAAAAATCCGGACGTATCTATCAGTGGACCTCTACGGGCTACACCCAGTGGCCGATCGCGATCGAGTTCGTCCTGAACCGCGGTCGTATGGTGCTGTTCGATAGCTATCAGGGGCTGGACACCGGCGAACTGTGCGAACTGCGCACCTTTGAAGATTTCGACACGGCGGTGAAAAAACAGATTGCCCATATCGTGCGC
This window encodes:
- a CDS encoding 1-propanol dehydrogenase PduQ yields the protein MSEFLLKPRICFGQDALSVLNELSARSVLLVTDKAMVKFGLAGRVTQLLCQRGIAWQVWDDVQADPDIATVVRGMKLMDNHYPDLVIALGGGSVIDAAKAVIFALAQTCPQAHRPRPSFVAIPTTSGTGSEVTAFSVVKANEEKLVLVDASLLPDIAILDPTLVASVPPAITADTGMDVLCHAIEAYVSRAASDFSDALAEKVVQQVFRYLPTCWRSGGDLQAREKMHNASCMAGMAFTNASLGITHSLAHALGGVFRVPHGRANALLMAEAVAWNADFHGQCDTHAAQKYSRLAHLLDLPASTPRQGVASLLAAIQALKDEMNMPVCISDTGIEPFEFERRLPEMVGQALRDSCTPTNPRAPAPNALTELYRRAWSGNPVQGN
- the cutC gene encoding choline trimethylamine-lyase → MAHYNLTPRVKVLADRLLSQNGTLCSEHAAILSALDSDIAGLPAAVKPARRFYELMRQLPLTISADELIVGNQTRKPHGTIFHDESATQRPSTFQFLNLNSDLDSPDYKLVVEKGVLAIKHQLEEKTRALGSAVSRSGMDEINGCRAAAYACDALLALSQNLATSAEQLAAAESNTYRKAELLESAAILHHVPAHPARNFKEACQAFYLFQLALQLDNGSYAVNPEGADKALLPYFQRDISSGALNTQQAYEIVECLWFKLAELSEVRAACAVDGYPMLDAMLHGASFNNAGINELSEMFISAQRNLSALNLPVRLFSGLQQVSHVPFAASADTPVMEGLTPRMQRLRNHYLTVRPSVSIYRALAFTEVVKANPGMPTILLRAKAFRHACETAPILIQDDELIVGHPCGKPRAGAFSPDIAWRWVRDELDTMSTRPQDPFEISEADKKTIREEIVPFWEGRSLDEICEAQYREAGVWAFSGETFVSDLSYHQINGGGDTCPGYDVLLFTKGMNGIKADAEAHLASLSMENPEDIDRIYYYKASIETCEGVINYARRIAARARELAAMEQNAQRRAELLTIAEVNENVPANPPKTLQEALQSIWTVESLFEIEENQTGLSLGRVDQYCYPMFEADIREGRLTHDSALELLQAFIIKCAELMWMSSELGAKYFAGYQPFINLTVGGQKRTGGDACNDLTYLIMDAVRFVKVYQPSLACRIHNQSPQKYMEKIVDVVKAGMGFPACHFDDSHIKMMLRKGFDFEDARDYCLMGCVEPQKSGRIYQWTSTGYTQWPIAIEFVLNRGRMVLFDSYQGLDTGELCELRTFEDFDTAVKKQIAHIVRLSAIGTVISQRVHRDVAPKPLMSLLVEGCMESGKDVAAGGAMVNHGPGLIFSGLATYVDSMAAIHKLVYQDKKYTLEQIRDALLANFEGFEALRRDCLNAPKYGNDDNYVDQYALDITEWTEKECRKYKMLYSTLSHGTLSISNNTPIGELTNATPNGRLAWMPLSDGISPTQGADKQGPTAIIKSVSKMNVETMNIGMVHNFKFLKGLLDTPEGRHGLITLLRTASILGNGQMQFSYVDNEVLKKAQQEPEKYRDLIVRVAGYSAYFVELCKEVQDEIISRTVIEKF